The following is a genomic window from Marinobacter bohaiensis.
GGCGAAGGAGATCTCCGGCAGGGTCCAGGTGCGGGGTGTTTCCGCCTCCAGGCAGATGACCCCGCTGAGCCGGCCGCCGTCGAAAATGGGCGCGTCCAGCAGTGAGTGAATGCCCAGCGGTTTGAAGTATTTTTCGTTGAAGTCGCGGGTACGATGGTCGTCGCGGGCATTGCCGGCGTCGATCACCCGGGCGGTGCGCAGGGCCTGGAAATAGCCGTGGTTGTCGTCTGCCGTCAGCACGATCGGGTGGTAATCGTGCCCCTGGCCCAGGCGGAACAGCACCTCGCTATCGATGCGGTTGTCTTCCGGGTTCATCTTCCAGAAGCTCACCCGCTCCACCTGCAGGAGCTGCCCCGCCAGCTCGCTCAGGGCGGCCAGTTTCCTGCTGCGGTTGTCATTGATAAAGTCGGATCGATGACTCAGCCTCAGCAGGGCTTCGTGAAAGTCTATGAACGTCTTGTTTTGCGACATGAGGCGGACACCATCGGCCAAAGCGCCTGGGCGAAACCGAATTCTGTCGGTTTGACACCGGACAACGGTTCGGAACTTGCGCAATCGTCTTCCCTATAATGGCAACGTGCCCCGGGTCTGTCCAACGCGGGCCCGGGCCGATGTGTCGACGCCTTTGTCACCCGTCATCCGATCCGCAGGAGGATTCCATGAGCTGGCAGCAACACACCATCACACTGAATCCCCGGCCCCGGGGCTTCCACCTGATTACGCGGGACATCCTCGAACAGATCCCCGAACTGGCCGATTACCGGGTTGGCCTGCTGCACCTGTTTATTCAGCATACCTCTGCGTCCCTGGCGCTCAACGAGAATGCCGATCCCGATGTGCGAGGCGACCTCGAACGCCATTTCAATGTCATGGTGCCGGAGAACGCGCCGCACTATGAGCACGTGATGGAAGGGCCGGATGACATGCCGGCGCACATCAAGAGCGTGCTGATCGGGCCCACGCTTTCATTGCCGGTGGGTGATGGTCGCCTGGCGTTGGGAACCTGGCAGGGGATCTACCTGTGCGAACATCGCGACAGCGGCGGTGCACGGCGGGTTGTGGCGACGCTTCAGGGCGAGCGGGCGTAAGCTTCCGGGTCCGGGAAGACCCGATTTTGCGTTCGTTTGACGTTCCTGTTGTCCGCTGGAACAGTTTATTACAAAAGTAATCCGAAAAGACGAAGCGGCTGTTACATACTGATTGCACAACCAAAACAAACGGCACCACCACAACAATCAGAACGGTCAGTCGCCTATGCTCCGTTGGCTCCTGTTCATTGTCTTCCTCTCCGGTCTGACCGGCCCGGCCTCCATGCTGCGGGCCGACCCGCTGGTGTTGACGCCATTTGGTGACCAGATCGGATTGTCCCCGCACGTATCGTACCTGGCGGAGGGCGATGAGGAACGCAGCCTGCAAGCGATCATGACGCTGCCGGACCGCGACTGGGCCGCCAATACCGAAGACGACGTCAACCTGGGGTATCGTGATCACGCCTACTGGTTTCGTCTGACCCTGGAGAACCCGCAGCTGGTCGAGTTGCACAAGATCCTTGAAATTGCCTATCCGGTGCTGGATTCGGTGGAGATCTACCGGATTGATGACGGCGCCGTGGGGCAGTCCTGGACGCTGGGCGACAAGCAGCCGTTCAATGCCCGCCCGATTCGCCACCGCAACTTCCTGGTGCCCCTCGACCTGCCGCCCCAGAGCGAAACCCGCCTGTACCTGAGGGTGGAGACCGCCAGTTCGGTGCAGTTGCCCATGACGCTCTGGTCACGGGACGCGTTCTTTGTCGCCGAGCAGCCGCACCTGCTGCTGGAAGGCCTCTATTACGGCGTCGTGCTGGTGATGATCCTGTACAACCTGTTCGTCTTCGTGGTGGTCCGCGAACGCAGTTTCCTCTACTACGTCGGCTACATCAGCGCCATGCCGCTGTTCCTGGCCAGCCTGCACGGCATGGCCTTCCAGTACCTGTGGCCAGAGTCCACCTGGTGGAACGATCACGCCATCCTGTTCTTCCTCAACCTGACGGTGTTCTTCGGCGGAATCTTCGCCATGCGCTTCCTGACCGTGCTGCCGCACACCCATCCGAAACTGGCCTGGACCACGGTGACCGTCGTCATTGCCTCCGGCGTGTTCGCACTGGTGTCGCTGGCCGTCCCTTACAGGCTGATGATCCTGCCGTCCATCGTACTGGCCGCGTCCGGCTGCGCGGGGATGGTGCTGCTGGGCAGCATCCGTTGGTATGAAAAGGACCCCGCCGCCCGTTATTTCGGCATCGCCTGGTTCTTCATGCTGTTTGGAGGCGTAGTGCTGGCGCTCAACAAGTTCACCCTGCTGCCACAGAACGTGTTCACAGAGAACGCCACCCAGGTGGGCTCGGGGCTGGGTGTCATCCTGCTGTCGATTGCCCTGGCGGACCGGATCAACAAGGAAAAGAAGCGCGCCTTCGACGCCCAGGAGCGGCTTTACCATGAGGAGCGCAAGGTGCGTCTGGCCCAGGAGAAGAGCCTGGCGGTGCAGCAGGAGGCCAACGCCCTGCTGGAGCAGCGGGTGCAGGAGCGCACCCAGGATCTGGAAGACCTGAACCGCCGTTTGCAGGAACTGAGCGAGACCGACAACCTGACCGGTCTCAAGAACCGGGGCTTCTTCGATCGCAGCTTCCGTTCCGCCTGCGTGCGGGCGTATCGATTCGGCCAGCCGCTGGCGTTGCTGGTGATCGACATCGACCACTTCAAACGCTTCAACGACCGGTACGGCCACCTGGTGGGAGACGATTGCCTGCAGATGGTGGCCCAGTGCATCCGCCGGTTCGTGACCCGGCCGGAGGATCTGGCCGCCCGCTACGGCGGTGAGGAGTTCGTGGTCCTGTTGCCGGAAACCCCCGCCAACGGTGCCGAGCAGGTGGCGGAGCGCATCCGCGAAGCGATCGCCGGCACTGATTTCCGCATTTCCAATGAAGTACTCAACGTGACGGTTAGCATCGGGCTGTGCTGTGTGGTGCCGGAGCACGTCGAGGCCACTAAACTTATCTTCCACGCCGCCGATGAGGCGCTCTACGACGCCAAGGGCCGGGGCCGGAACCGGGTGACCGTCTGCGACTCGCGCTTCAGCACGCCGGTTCATAGCCTGTGACCACGCACCTCACATGGCGGTTTGCTGCAAACCGTTCCAGCGGGCCCGGAGGGCCTTGGAGAAACGCCGGTCGCCGGCCTTTTCGGTGCTCAGCAACAGCATGAAGTAGCTGCCATCGTTGCGGATCACCTGGATCGCGGTGGGGTTGGTGAAGTCGCCGGGTGTGACCCGCAGGTCCGCGATATCACTGTAGCGGGCGGTCTCCATGTGAAAGCGCGCGTTCGTGTCCGACCAGTAGGAGAACACGCCCCGGTCGGTCAGGCCGTTGCCGTCCTCGGTGTAGTCGAACACCCCCTGGGAATAGAACTGCAGCAGCGTCTCGTCCGGCGCCAGGAGCTTGTGGCGGTCCAGGAACAGGCGCGTCTTCGCGGGCAGGTCGCTGCCGGCCATCACGTGATTGGGCGGGAGCAGGTACGTGGCGGTGCCGACGTCGTAACTGAACAGGGCTATGAAGAACAGCGCCAGGATGCCGTGGCGCGGGCGCCAGCGGGAATTGAAGCGGAACCGCTCGGTATCGCCCTCAATCCGGTTGAAGTGGCGCTGCAACGGCAGCAGGCACAGGATCGACAGGGTCAGCCCGGCGTAGGAAACCAGGATGTTGTCCCGGGCCAGCAGGGCGTTGAAGATGAAATAGCCCAGGGCCAGCAGCACGATGGCGGCGCGTCCCAGGGTCAGGGCGGGCTGCTCTTCATGGTCCTTGCGGGCGTCGGCGTAGAGCCCGTAGAGGGTGAAGCCGAGAAAGAATCCCCGCGCCCAGGCCCACAGGCTGCGGCCGTCCCGCTCCCGGATATAGGCCCAGTTGCGGTAGGCCCAGAAGATCGAGTAGCAGCCCAGGGAGAGCAGGTTCAGCGCCACGAACTTGGCGGTTGAGACCGGATAGTAGCGGCCTTGCGGAACGGCTTTTTCCCGGCCCCGGTCGATCACGTAATCCACGATGCCCGCCACAATCAACAGCAGCACCAGCGATACGCCGATGATCCAGGGGGCCATCGACGACGGGGGTGCCTCGTCCATCTGCTCCAGGCCGTAATAGCGCAGGCTGTTGACCCGTTTGAGGTCGTCCAGGTAGGTGGTCATGTCGTTCGCCGGCACGTATCCGGCGTGGGAGTCCAGCCGATGACTGACTGTCAGGTGCCCGTCGACAAAGGTGACGTCGCGTCGGAAATCGAAAAAGGCGTTGCGAACCTGTTCGTGCTCCTCCGACAGGTTCCAGTCGCCGTTCAGGTCCACGGTCAGGGCCTGCTGCAGCTGGATCGGATGGTACAGCGCGTAGGGTGATTCGCGCCGTTGCACTTCCGGCGCGTAGAGGAAGTCGCTGACCAGGTCGCCGTCCAGCCAGGCGGTGCGGCTGCCGGCTTCGGCGTCGTCC
Proteins encoded in this region:
- a CDS encoding secondary thiamine-phosphate synthase enzyme YjbQ, whose amino-acid sequence is MSWQQHTITLNPRPRGFHLITRDILEQIPELADYRVGLLHLFIQHTSASLALNENADPDVRGDLERHFNVMVPENAPHYEHVMEGPDDMPAHIKSVLIGPTLSLPVGDGRLALGTWQGIYLCEHRDSGGARRVVATLQGERA
- a CDS encoding sensor domain-containing diguanylate cyclase, which produces MLRWLLFIVFLSGLTGPASMLRADPLVLTPFGDQIGLSPHVSYLAEGDEERSLQAIMTLPDRDWAANTEDDVNLGYRDHAYWFRLTLENPQLVELHKILEIAYPVLDSVEIYRIDDGAVGQSWTLGDKQPFNARPIRHRNFLVPLDLPPQSETRLYLRVETASSVQLPMTLWSRDAFFVAEQPHLLLEGLYYGVVLVMILYNLFVFVVVRERSFLYYVGYISAMPLFLASLHGMAFQYLWPESTWWNDHAILFFLNLTVFFGGIFAMRFLTVLPHTHPKLAWTTVTVVIASGVFALVSLAVPYRLMILPSIVLAASGCAGMVLLGSIRWYEKDPAARYFGIAWFFMLFGGVVLALNKFTLLPQNVFTENATQVGSGLGVILLSIALADRINKEKKRAFDAQERLYHEERKVRLAQEKSLAVQQEANALLEQRVQERTQDLEDLNRRLQELSETDNLTGLKNRGFFDRSFRSACVRAYRFGQPLALLVIDIDHFKRFNDRYGHLVGDDCLQMVAQCIRRFVTRPEDLAARYGGEEFVVLLPETPANGAEQVAERIREAIAGTDFRISNEVLNVTVSIGLCCVVPEHVEATKLIFHAADEALYDAKGRGRNRVTVCDSRFSTPVHSL